TATAAATAAAGAGTGCAGATTGTGTAGAACTCAGGTGAAATCAGCTGAACATCTTTTCTTACAGTATCCGGTGACAATATTCGCTTTGTCTGGCTCTGAACTGGGATATAGAGGAAATCCTAATGGCGAGAACGATATAAAGAACACTATAGCTACCTGGCTTGCAGTTGGAAATAACCATGAAGTATTTAGGTGGGAAGCTGTTTTTGGTGGGTTATTTGGTTGGAAAGGAATAAGAAGGTGTTCCAGAATAAGACCCCTAACATTCAGAATGTCACCAGGGATGCGCATTTTTGGTTTAGTTACTCTTACCGACCCATGTAGGAAATAAATTTGGAGCCCAATATGGTGCCAAGAAGTGTAACAACTCCTTTTTGGATGCCTCCCTCACCCGACAGATTAAAAAATCAATGTAGATGTAACATTTTCCAGTAGTGTTGGGGCTTGTGCTGCAGCGGATAAGAACTGTCAGCATTCTTTTAAAGGTGGGTCAGTTATTGCTCACCATTTAGTTAGTCCTCTTGAAGCTGAAACTAGAGCATTTATGTTAGGGCTTGAATTGGGCATTAAATTAAAGCAACCCACCTTTATTATTGAGAGCGATGCTCAAACTATTGTCAGAATCCTTAACAATAAAATGTTTCATTCCTTGTAGACTAAGAAGCATGATCCTGCAGATCAGAGATATGCAGAAGCAGTGCACCAGTGTGGAGTACacttttgtgaagaacaatacCAACTTCGCAGCTCATAACCTCGCAAAGTTTGTGTTTACCAACCAGACCTTTGACTAGTGGCTCGAAAACCTTCCTTCTTGTATTGTTGATCTCTTTGAGAGAAGTTGTAACACCTGCATTTTTCGCATGACAGATGTTCAAAGATGCGCCAtgacctgagatgaagcttcatcttaaGCTTCCACAGTGTGTTAAGAAGAACACTGACTTAGATCCAATATGACGCAAAGTGCGGTGCATTTTGAAGGCATATTGTCCAAAAGCTAATATCACGTCAAACTGGCGCATTATGCTGGCATATTGGTCAAGGTCCAATGTCGCACCAAATGGTGCATCATGCCAGTTGGGAGGATGACCTTGATCAAAGTAGCGCTACCATAGCGCATTATGCATGTTATTGGCCCATGACCAGTATCACACCACAATGGTACATCAGGTCATAACAGGTTGGCCAAGGCAATATACAACCATCATTGCCGGTCATTGGAGTTGGTCTATGGCCAGAGTTGGAAATACACCCATCATGGCGCTTCATAGGACTTGGCCTTAGCAacaaccatgaatagtgaagcaagcacgtCAAAGTGGTCCCCGAGTTTAAGTTGTAGAAATGTCCTTAAGACATATAtaaggaggggtagttggttgaaggtccatatgcggactatgcacaagtaagcttcatagcttagccggaagagcataaatgatgcttaggccccATTTATAGCTGTGTAGCCTTTCCAATGAGGCATATGATGTGAAGGCATCACTATGCCGTGTCTCGTACTAAATATGCATCACCTTGATGCATTTTGatggaacgacctatacggactaggccattattgCTTGGTCGTGACCTTGCAacacgagttggcttaagttgcATGTCCCTTCAAGGATGAACTACGACCAGTGCTTGATTCCTTTAAAGTATGGAAGAATACGTAGGCATGCACCAATAACGTATTGGGCATGGCCAGGAAAGTAAGTAATATCggtatgcaagttagcggagcttgcataagcctaaggaaagtatGACATGACCTGATTAATGCAATCTTGGTACGATCAAGATCAGTGCATGCTTTCAGCAATTCCTAAGCTAAGTAAGGAAGCTGGAAATAGGCTTACAATGGCCTTCCGAAAGTTCAAGGCATGTACCATGCCTAGAATGGACTggaaagccagtgatgcatgaaaTAATGCACTGACATTAACCTCTATGGCTTTAAACCCTTTGCAGAACAAGGGCAAGTTGGAACTATGTGGAAGTTAAGCTAAGCTGCATCATGCCTGCTAAGCATGCATGCAAGGACAAATGAAGGTGTATTTGCCTGACACGAAGAGGAGTTTTAAGGCCTGAATACTAGCATCAGAATGACACATCGGGTAGTTATGGCATGCACTCCCTGGCGCGGTAAGCGTAATTTTCCCACCTATCACATAAACTATTCCCCCTCTTAGTTGTTGTCTTTATCTTtattgttaccaaaaaaaaaaagaaaaaaaaaggaggtATTTTAGTCCATTCATTTGGCGGTAAATGACTCTGGCCATAAAGTGTAAAGGCTTAACTAAAACAACGGCTATAGGCTTATGCCCGCAAAATATCATTCATTTagctacaaaaataacaaactaaaaagtaaaaaaattaaaaaaattatttttactaATGCGTAAGAATAACATATATCCTAATCACTATTAAGCGATAAATTATTTTAATAAAGACCTGCCAAACATCACGTCTACTACTACCATTTGACTGCATGAAAATTTATTTTTTCAAGCTTTTTATAGTGTTGTGCTTTTAATTGTTATCTTGACGCACCAATAACAaagtaaaaggaaagaaaaacttaAAAATGGATATCTTAATCACTAACCACTAGTGAGTCAAAAAATTACTTCCATACGAGAACCACCACCAAATGACGTGACATAAATTACAACGCATTTGACAGTGGACATTTTATCTTTTCAAGCTTTTTACGTTGTTGTGCTTTTAATTGTTTTCCGGGCGGTCAGTCCACAGTGGATTTGGCTCAAACTTCATCAATTTGAGGCAAATCCTCCCTTCATTAGCAGTCGAGTAGTagtaaaaaagaaaggaaaagtcaGAATAACCTTTAAACGAAGCATCTAAGAAGGTTACAATATAACCAATATACAACTGGAAGTACAATTATACATCCttctttttttactttttaacCAAATTAATATTTAATTTGTGGAAGCAGCAAATAGAAAAAGAGTTCCCAGAAAACCAATTCACATTCCCCACTTTCTCCATCTCCCCATCTCTCCATCTCTCTCCCCCCATAAAAAGAGAGAGAAACAGAAAATGTTGGTCTAGAAAAAAGAAGTTGAACAGAGATTTGGAAGCTCTGGTGATGTTCAGAACTTAAAGAAAAATAATGAGTTTGTGGTATTAATTATTAAGTAAAGCAAAGtgtagaagaagatgacaacaaggaatggagaagaagaacaacaccATACATCAATAAGATTACCCCCATcatcaacagcaacagcaacagcaaataATCATCATCATCCCCCAAATCACAGCAACAGGTATTACCCAACTCATAACTACCCAACACATTCAACATCATCATCCAGAGCGTCATTCAAaggctgttgttgttgtttatttcTTCTCTTAACATTTCTAGGTTTGCTAGTACTTGCTGTAATACTAATCATAGTTTTAGCAGTAAAACCCAAAAAACCTCAATACGAATTACAACAAGTTAGTGTTCAGTATGTTGGTATAGCAGCAGCAACATCAGGTGGTGCAATATCAAGTAACAGTATAGTGCCATCAGCATCATTATCGTTCAATATCAAGATGATTTTCACGGCTGTAAATCCTAATAAGGTAGGGATTCAATATAGTCCGACTCAGTTTGATGTTATGTATAGAGGTGTTCCTCTTGGAAGAGCTTCGATTCCTGGATTTGATCAGCCTGCTCATAGTGTTAGACAAGTTCAGACTACTATTAGTGTTGATAGAGTTAATTTGCTCCAAGCTGAAGCTACTGATTTGGTTAAAGATGCCACTCTTTATGATCGTGTTGAGCTTAGGATTACTGGTGATGTCGGTGCTAAGATCCGTCTTCTGGGTATCACTTCCCCTAAGGTTAAGGTATGtgccttcatcatcttcttcttcttccccatttcTCTGATTTTTTTGTTCATTGCTAACGTGCGCCGCAACTTTACCTTTTCTTTTTGCTGTGTAAACCTACGcacccacctccaccaccaccccatcctccaccaccactacatTTTCTAAATCAGgggggttttcattttctctgTTTTTGCTAATGTGCGCCGATGTTGCCCCTTTGCTTTTGTGCTGTGTGGACGGACATTGAATTGAGAAACTAGTCATTGTGTTTGTGCTAATGTGTGCCGAAACTGTGccatttttgtttttgtgtttgttaAAATGCGCCAACTGTTGATTTGTTTTTGGACTGTTTTGGATTGCTTTGGTGTGTAGTAGTAGTAGAATGTACGACACTGGTCTTGTGTGCAGAGCCACCGGCCCACTATGTGTATCTCCCTGATGCTACGGCAACAATGCTAACGTGGTCTGTTGTTGGCGTAGGATTGGGGCAATTTCAATCAAAAGTTTTTAACTTTTTTAGGAGAATAAGTGCACGAGTTAAGTTGCCTACATTAGGTGTTGCGTTTAGAACCATTGTTGGCAAATGTATGATCTTAATCAGTAAGGAATAGATTATATCGGGTGAAATTCAAGTGTTTGATTCTTTGCCGCGTATAGGTTAGAGTATAAAACATGTATTTATACGCCATTTTATGACTATCTGATACTAGACTTTTGAAAGCGCATAGCCGGAAATGTTGTCACCTATTCCATTTTTGCCTTTGTTTTGCATCATTTTTCTTTTCACTGCATCTGCCATCTGGTACTAGTACTCTCCTTTATGCATTTGGTGATAATTAGGAATTGATTACTAGGTCCTGACTCGTTTCAAGATGCTGTGGAAAAAACATTCGTCAATACATGTGaatattcaatttgatatttTTTGTCTGTGTGGGGGGCAATCCTGATGCTTGACAGTAACcagttgttttgtttgtttttttaaaataatgTCTTAGTTGCAGTGACTGGGTTGCACCAATACCGCCACGGGTGTCCGCCACACCCGTGTTTCCGTGTGTCCAATACGGTAAATTTAAAAAACCATGATACGGCGCCACACCGGTAGGCATAAATATCGTTAATTTTTAAAGATATGTAAACATATAAACAGGGCATAATTTCAATGTCGATTCAAAATATATAACAAAAGTTCAATTAGATTTTCAGTTTTGATCTTATACTTGCAAAAAGCTTATAAAAAAAGCATGAAGTGATCATGTATACCAGTGGCAGTGGTACTTACAAAAAAGTCATACAAAAAAACCTGAACTGGCCATGTACAGTCAGTAGACAATTTAGCACAAAATATTACTTATGATGAGATTGCAGCTGGTACTAGTCTTCACCAGTTGCATCCTCTTCATCAAAATTAAAAGGTTGTAAATCAGGTTCATCTAAAGATAATACTGCATCCTCAAGTGCAGAAGGTCCTTCCATGTTAAGGTTTTCTCCTAATGCATCCCAATGCCTTGTCGGTCCAACCTTGTAATCTTCTCCTTGTCTGCTTAGAAGTCTTAAGTTAGAATGCACATACACAAGGCTTTCAGCTCGTTCGGATGTCAACCTATTACGAAGCAATGTGTGGATATTGGAATAGGTACTCCAATTTCTTTCACAACAAGATGAGGAAGATGGTTGCGAAAGAAGCTTCGCGGATAATGATTGTAACATGATAGTTGTTGATCCATTAACAGCCCACCACGCCAGTGGATTTAAAGAATATCCACTTTCCATTACATCATGTCTCCCGAAGCTTCCCATTCTAGCACAAAACTTTCCGTACTCTTCCCTAATTTTTTGTCTTAGTACAACATTTGGAAAGAGCCTTTCTAAGCATATTTCTCGATTTGCAGAAATTTCTTCGTCTTGATGGGGAGATACTCTACCAACACCTTCTTGCAACCACCTTCTTACAACAAATAGATCCTGCCGTATTTTTGGAGTATTGCCGTATGTGGCTGTGTCCATACGGCCGGACACACGATACGGCGACCCAATGGGCGTATTGGTGCAACCCAGTGCAGTGAGGATAGTGTTGAGAAACTTACAAAATATCCCTATCCAAAATTTCTTTCCGCATTCTCTGGTTACAATTGCAAATTGCCAAGTTTGTCTAACCTTGAGCATCTTGTGTGTGTTTGTTTGTTTGTGGTGTGATGAATGGTATAGGTATCAGTGGACTGTGCAATAGTGATTAGCCCAAGGAAGAATTCTTTGACATACAAACAATGTGGTGTCGACGGGTTGAATGTCTAGTGAAGAAAGCATCTCAAGATTCTCAATGTGTTCCTAAGCTGCATCATCAACTTTGGATTGGAATTTTTAACAACCTTTTAtttagagagaaaaagaaaaagaagaaagaaaggggAAAACCCTTGTTCTACCACCTTATGTTGTCCACTTTGTGAGCAAAGTGAATCAAAAGGTCGATAAAAATGAAAGTAAAGAGAGACagagaggaaaaaaagaaagaaaggaagcT
This DNA window, taken from Papaver somniferum cultivar HN1 chromosome 3, ASM357369v1, whole genome shotgun sequence, encodes the following:
- the LOC113356281 gene encoding uncharacterized protein LOC113356281 isoform X2, with protein sequence MTTRNGEEEQHHTSIRLPPSSTATATANNHHHPPNHSNRYYPTHNYPTHSTSSSRASFKGCCCCLFLLLTFLGLLVLAVILIIVLAVKPKKPQYELQQVSVQYVGIAAATSGGAISSNSIVPSASLSFNIKMIFTAVNPNKVGIQYSPTQFDVMYRGVPLGRASIPGFDQPAHSVRQVQTTISVDRVNLLQAEATDLVKDATLYDRVELRITGDVGAKIRLLGITSPKVKVSVDCAIVISPRKNSLTYKQCGVDGLNV
- the LOC113356281 gene encoding uncharacterized protein LOC113356281 isoform X1 translates to MTTRNGEEEQHHTSIRLPPSSTATATANNHHHPPNHSNRYYPTHNYPTHSTSSSRASFKGCCCCLFLLLTFLGLLVLAVILIIVLAVKPKKPQYELQQVSVQYVGIAAATSGGAISSNSIVPSASLSFNIKMIFTAVNPNKVGIQYSPTQFDVMYRGVPLGRASIPGFDQPAHSVRQVQTTISVDRVNLLQAEATDLVKDATLYDRVELRITGDVGAKIRLLGITSPKVKKFLRLDGEILYQHLLATTFLQQIDPAVFLEYCRMWLCPYGRTHDTATQWAYWCNPVQ
- the LOC113356281 gene encoding uncharacterized protein At1g08160-like isoform X3, translated to MTTRNGEEEQHHTSIRLPPSSTATATANNHHHPPNHSNRYYPTHNYPTHSTSSSRASFKGCCCCLFLLLTFLGLLVLAVILIIVLAVKPKKPQYELQQVSVQYVGIAAATSGGAISSNSIVPSASLSFNIKMIFTAVNPNKVGIQYSPTQFDVMYRGVPLGRASIPGFDQPAHSVRQVQTTISVDRVNLLQAEATDLVKDATLYDRVELRITGDVGAKIRLLGITSPKVKLQ